Within Rhododendron vialii isolate Sample 1 chromosome 12a, ASM3025357v1, the genomic segment CGGGCACAACTCAAGTTGAAACCGTGTTTGCCGTTCACGCTTTCCTTATTCCTTCTTCCCGCAACAAATGGCACAGCGCTCCAACGAAATTAGTACTCCCAACTTTCCTATATTAAGAAACCCCCAAAggacccaaaccctaaccccgCCATGAGAGACGAAGCCGAGAATCGAAGCAACGTCAACAACAAtccggagaagaagaagaagaaaaccgaCGGCCAGTTCGAGTTCTGCAGAGTCTGCAGGCTGAACCACGACCAAGGCCGTCGCCACAAGTACTTCCCCAACCACGCCAagtctctctcctccctcctctctcgCTTCCAGGAAAAGCTCTCCGACGTCCGCTTCTTCCTAAAAAACCCCAGCCCTCTCCGCCCCGAGCACGCCTCCCGCAACCGTCTCTGGTGCGTGTTCTGCGATTCCGACGTCGTTGAGGCCGGCAGCTCTTTCGCATGGTACGTCATTCTCCGCTAATCCTTCCATTTTGTGGCTCGAAATCGTAGTGAGAAGAGAAGAATTCTCGATTATTGAGAATTTTGATATTAATGCAGTTATAATGCTTTCTTTGTTGAGACTTGGAGAAATTGTGTTTGTTTGGGGCTGTTTTTCTGTGCAAGAGACGGGTTGAAGCTCAATTTGGTTCCTGCGTAGCATCAATTTAACATacttttagagcatctccggtCGTGTTAGCCATGTATTTGACAATGTTGCTCCTGTTAAGACAATTTTTGTGACATCTGCTATTTTAGCTGTTTGATTATGAACGTTAATGTTTCAATCAGTACCATCCTAGGTAATGTGGCAAACATGTACTCCGTAGGCCGTAGCTTTTCTAAATGTTGTGCAAACTTGGTTCCATACTTGGCAAAgcatttttttgtctaaagaTTTGGCAAGCCAGTGAAGATTTTCAAAGCCGAATCTAAAGCCAAAGATTGGCTTTGGCAAGAGAAATGGCTGACtattagagatgctcttaatgAAGGTTTTATGTGGGATTTAGAATTCTAATCACGAATGACTTTAGAATGAAGAGTGAAGTAATGCAATAGGGCATCGGGTTTGCAATCCATTAATGTTCTCTTATTTGTTTTCGATTGTTGTGCTGTTAGTGGTAATGCAATCAATCATCTGGCAAGTGCCGAGCATTTGAAGAAGTTAAAGAGTTTTATGTGGAAGCACGGAGGTGGGATGGAGAAACTGGATTCCTTCAGGCTTTCTGAGACAGATTTAGCAAAGGTGCATATTTTCCTATAGAATGTCAATTGCTGTTTAGGGATTTGTTTTGTTCTGTATACTTGTTTGTTACATGTTCCACATCCCATGATTGTGTTATTCTTGGCTGGCTGGTTGTTAGATGCAGCCACGGCAAAGTagatgtttttatttatttatgattaTATGCTAAGAATCTCGGAGAAAAACTGCAGGCATGGGTTTGCATTCTCTTATAATCATTCTTCATTACCTAACTTATTCCTTAAGTCATGTCAGCTGCAACTGTTGATGTATTTAGGTTTTAGTTCACGTCTTTGTGTTGGATAACTTGCTGATAACTATTGTAAACTAGAGCAAGGGAGTTATCTGGATTGTTACGGACCTGCGTTATTGTTTCTCAAAAGCAAAATTCCTGCATAAAGTACAAGTTGGCAGTTCACCTTCTACTGTTTTGCATGACGATGCCTTCTCTTCGCTTGTCAGAGTTGTACGTTGTCCTAGATATGAAGTATTATATGATAGGCTTGTTGCGATTCTTCTTACCAACTTCCGACATATGTGGTTTCCTTATATGAATATACTCACGAGGAGATTGTCTGTTTGATAATGCTATTGTAGTCTTATTATATTAGTTTCGGTTCTGTCTTGGCTTTTCGTTGttgtacatttaaaaaaaaaaaagtataggaACTAGGATAGCTGATGATTTTGTCCACTTCATCCACAAAACTATGGCTTTTTCTCTTTAGCTTCATCACAGTAATCATTACTTCTGATCTTTATGTTGTTGCAGTGGGACAAAAAGTGCACGTCACTGTTGAGTGAAGCTGCTAGTGAAGGATCGCGTGCACCTTTAATTGGGCCTTCAAATGATATCCACAATGAACTGAACTCTGAATGTATAGATAGTTTTCAAGAAAATACTAACCACTTTCTtggatcaaaattttcaaatagtgTTATGCCTTTACAAAGCTATACGAATGAGAGATGTCAGGTTTCCCATTCAGAAATATCTGATGTCAAGAAGGTTGGCCCTCTTCCCCATGATGCTAATGCATATTTGCCTGCGGGCACACAATATGATACACATTCATGGGCTCCGAAGTATTTAACAGGTATCCGTAGTTTGAATTCCGGATATTTGATGCGATTCAATCTGATCGTTACCTGTTTTAAGACTCTAGCAGTGCTCCCATGTTGGCTGAGAATGCTAATGGTTATTTCTTTGTCCTTTTATTGTGACTCAGGTTACATGGATAGCCAACAACCTATGGTTTTTAATGGCGGGAATTTCGCAGCCAATTTTTATCCCAGTAGTGAATGGGTAAGTATGGGTGTCGATATTGTAACaacctctcctccctctctaGGGATCCTGTATCTCTTATCCGCGTTTTAGTTATGAACTTTTTGTGTTGTGGATGGAATTTTAATTTCCTGGCACAGATTTCAGATTTACTAACCTTGTCTTCTCTGTATTTTACTGGAAAAGCTTCCCTTCTGAGTCTCCCCACATTTGTGGATGGCTTGGTTGGAAAATTTCAGTAGATATCCTGTCCATATGATGCAAACCAgacagagaaagaaaagaagcttAGAATTTGGCCCCCTTTCTTCCCTTACCCCTACCCACACCACATAAGAGATTTACTACTACTACCGCCGCTGCTGCTATTGTAGTTGTAATTATCATTTGAGGCGAGTGAATAAAGTTTAATATACGAGGTAGGAGAACGTACTTCCTTACCTTATTCTCACCTCATGAGCCCCAAAATGGTTGTCCTACCACAGGTGAGACATGTTAGGGGTGTTGATGATTGTTTTGGTTAAAATTCCACCAATGTGAGCTACTTCAAAAAGTTCAGTTCTTCTAAAATGAGGCACATGGCATGTTGTTATTTTTAGAGTAGGGGAAAtagtaaaacagaaaatgaaaactAGAGTGTTGGTGGAAATGAGAAGAGAATACTGAAAGTTGTCATTGTGCAATTCGCGTACTTTTGAAATGAGGACGTTTAGATGGGATACTATCAGAAAGGAAAGCATGggagaaataaaaatgaagtTTGGAAGAACTTTGAGGTGCCACAATTGAGGATAGTTGAGGGGTTATTTTATGACGTTGAGAGTAACCCGACCCAAATTGACATGAGAACCTGGAGATGACCAGAAAGAATTTAATTGTAGAATCCAGAATTGGTACTAGTTTACGTGTGATAGACACTGTTTGCTACACTTTTGGTAAATCTGTCTCTTTTGATTTAATATTTTATTGTATGAACTCAGGTGGTGAAGAACAGAATGCCCCCCTTTAACTGGAAATAGTTCACACAGGCCATTGTGTTTGTTTTAATGTACTTTTCGGTACACACCATTATTTGCCAATCAATCAAGAAATTGTCCATCCAGGTTTTTATAGTTGGGAATTGACATAACCTCCCTCAATTGGAACTTGCAATACTCGTTTGTGGCAGAATCAAAGAGAGTATTGGACATCATAATGTAATGTATTGTTGGTATTCTTTTTTGGGGTCTTGTAGCCATGTGACCTCATATACTTAGATTTACCATTACAAATGTGTGGATtatgttgattttttgatgTCCTGTCATTTAGTACTCAATTCCTTTACATTTTCACACTGCATACCTGGATCCTGGGACTGCTTTATGTGTATTTTCGATCTTGCTTTTTTCATGGTTGATTGCCTGTTTCTGATCATGGGGTTTTTAGTAAGCTTGTGCTGAAGTTCTCATATTTGGGTTATCAATCTATTGGCAAACATTTGATGATGTTGATTTAGATGTACCAGGCACATCCAGATGAAAGAATGGTTAATGGAGAGAGCAGTTCTCAgggttagtattttttttgaggcttagttcaaaataaaatctatacTTATGCATCATTCTGCTCTGTATTTTCTGGGTGGGACAGTGTATGAAGTAGAACTCGTGTAGGTCACCTTTTGCAGAAGGAGATAGATGTGGTGGAGTTTCTTTTTACATGCATTGCTCAATTCTCCTCTTGTTGCATTAAACTCTACAGGGTTGCATAATCTCACTCAGATCTCTGCGGCAGTTCAAGAAGGAGCTAAAGGAAATGTGCATTCTGGGGCACCTCCTCCCTGGTTTGATGCAACTGAAGAAAATCTAAGAAACAGTAAACTAACAGACGGACTAGGAAAGAATAACCTTGCTTCTTCTCTCAAAAAGTCGGGGAAGTCCCAGAAATTGAATCCAAAGCGAGTGGGAGCTGCTTGGGCTGAAAAGAGAAAGATTGAGCTGGAGATGGAGAAGCGAGGGGAGATTGCCACTGATAATTTTGACGTTAACTGGCTACCTAATTTCGGCCGAGTTTGGCAATCTGGTAGCCGAAAGGAATCTAGAAAAGAATTTCAGGTGGAGAACAAAAACTCCCCAAAGGGTGAAACTCAGTCAGAGACATTGATCGAGATACAGCCTTATGTTAGCAAACGAAAGGTAAGACTGGCATTTTTTCTGTCACTGTTGAAAAAACTCTGATTACTTTTGAAGgctttcattttgttttctgaGGCTAGATAATGGGAATTCATAATTTCTGTTATGGTATGATAAACATCAATGTGGTACAATTGTGCAATTTTCTTCACAATAAGGATGTTTTCCATGTGAGAGACTGTTTTTCAGAGTGAATGGAGTGCGTAAAGCTGACATGAATCCTTCTCCTATTGCAGCGAACAGAGGTGGAGCAATGATACTTGACAAGCTTCGAATTGGAGATACAGTGGGGGCAAAGATTTTGTTATGAATAGGAAGGTAATGGACGGATTCACCTGGAATGCATCAACTCGGTTGCCTTTAGTCATTGCCAATGGAGTTCATTTGGTGATACACGAGTGTATATGTTCATCTGACTTTGAAATTAGCGCAGTTGAGAAAAGCTGAGatccctttctgttttttccCCAAATCTAAGGAATCTGAGTGAGGAAAGTACAATGGTTTGCTCTTGTTTCAGTTTTTGGGTGCCTTTTGGGATTTTCCTGTGGATGCCGAAAATGAAAAGGCTCATTTGGTGCAGAATGAATTTCCTCAAGGCATTGCTCAACAGGTGGAAATATAAAGAACATAAATGGCCCTTGCCACGTTCCTTAACAAGCCCTCTGCCACTTTGTGCTGCCTTCTGACACTCCGGAGTGTATGATGACAACTTTACCCGCAGGAGTATATAATGACAACTTCCAggggctcatgcccgattatgAGACTGCTTGTTGGATGTCCGAGGCACCTTGCTCCGACCTGAGCTATGCAACAAGAAGACCCCCATGGAACCTTGCTGGAACTGCTTGACAAGAATTATTGATACATGTGGTTTTGAAATTGACTAATGTTGGGAATGTGCCTATCGGTCATCAGATGCTCCTAAatgtaagtaatttttttttttttttttgtggttttgagATAAATATTTTACACCCGAGCATGTTGAAAGAAGATTATTACGAGATTATGTAATCATAACTGTAATTTTCGTCATCATAACTGTAATTTTCGTCGTCATCTCCATCGTTATCACCAGAGCATCTGCAAAGAATATTATTACAAGAATGTGTAATAATAACCATAATTTCCGTCATCCTCTCCATCGTTGCTTTCATTATTGACATTTATACCGAAGAGAGATAAAGATAGAAATAATTTACAGTATATAATAACAGTGCCTGCAATTTCTATGCTGTGGTAAATTACCATTGGTCGTAAATCATCGTCGTTGATATGCACCAACTCCGCGTATTGAAATTGTCAATATTGTTAAATCTCCGCGTATTGAAATTGTCAATTTTGTTAAATCTCCGCGTATTGAAATTGTCAAATACTCCATTATTAACAACCATAGCTGGTCGCTCCCATAatgatttcacttttttttttcttaataccCTCTCACATGTTTTAGTTactcaattatttttattagcGCTGTCGATTTTCTCTATTACTAATCTCATCCAttatcaatatatttttttgatcggcaatatCCATTATCAACATCCTTTATCAATATTAACCTCTTCCACCACTGGTTTCTTTGTAGCTACCATCCCAATGCTCTTTTCCGGGATGGCTCGACAACAGCCTCCAATGGCATAAGTTATGTCCAGCCTAGTACATGAGACCAAAGTTATGAATCTCGTACTGTATCAGCCGGTACGTACCGATATTGTCCAAATCCGTTACCCTCTAATTTCGTGCCGGATATGGATACTCCCTCATACCCTTCCCTTCATCCGTTATGGGATACAGATTTGCTCAACTTGGTACGAGGATTCATCAGAACCCCCAAAACATTCTCATTCGAAACATCATGGAACCTCAAAGCTTTCCCAAGCCCATACTTTTGCTTGATGAGGAGATCATCCAACTAAGTTACAGTAGCAgcaggagggagagagagagcgctttgTGTGGGTCAGTCTCGGACTCGTCGGCGAAAAAGTCAAGCTACTCTTTGATTCGAGTCATATTGAATGAAATATATACCATTGGTTGATATGGGTTATTGAATTCACTAATGATGTATTGACAAGCTTACAGTGACGACCAAGCAGTTGGTCAACATTTCCcagttgtatttttttaaacgTCTCTTTGCTCAAATTAGAAGTATACTTCTCATAACCTTGACCTTATCTAACCTCTCTTCTGAGTTCTGAGGATTACAGTCCAGTTTCAGTTTAGATCTGCTAGATTCCAAGATGAATTGTATCAGAAAAGTTCATTCACGCCAAAACTTAGCTTAATTATAAACTTCGATAACTGCTTAAACATCACATTAGCGGAACACAAAACGCACTACTTTTAACGGTTAATTAAATCGTTTAGTTTAGTTTGTTACACAAATTTGATTTAGTTTCATATATATGAATATCGATGTTCGATTAACGTAACGTTTAGTGCGGAAAAGCTTATGCATAAGCTAGGAAATGAAGGGTTCCAATGATTAGTTTGGATCCCAAGCAAGTTCATAAtcactcaaaagtcaaaactgGACCAGAGCTCAATCCAATATATataagcgctctctctctctcgtctacATCCAACAGAGGAATTATTAATGACTACTATCTGATCACCTCTCTCCCTAGATGCTGCTCTAAACTTTAAAAAACTTGCAAGAACATTAAGATTTATTCTAGATTAATAACTTGTTCAGTGGTTAAACTCAACAATGACTTCATACGCATTCCTCACAGATTCTAAAAGCCATGATACCTCAAAAACTAATTACTATTAGGACTGCGtcttcaaacaaacaaaatgaaaaagagaaggaaaaaaaggacTGCGTCAATGAAGTTTTTTATTTCGTCTAAATACCTCTTTAGAAAAAACAAGTATAAGAAGGCAGCACTGACGTGGACATGCGACGCAACAAGATAGGGGATGACAGGAACCATTTGGCAGTCAAATCTCCGAAAATTAAGGGACACAGGACACGGCAATACGCTCAGGAAAAATATGTGATGTGTGTTTTATGATATAATACCATATACTATATTGTTCTTCACGTTTATCTGTGTCATAAAACTGTTTCACCACAAACCTTTAATCACCCGCACGTGTCTTTATATTCAACCAACCATCATCTACGAAGTATGAGTACTTCTAAAATCATGTCGTACCCGTAACGTTGTACTGGGCACGGGTGCTTTGCATGGTACTCTAAATATGTAGTGTCAGAAAATTTTCACCACTTTTTCCATACCCCAAAAGTACCCTAATATGTCATGCCCTACTCATCTAAGTTCATAAGACTTCCTTTTTCAATGTGTAGCATGATTGTAGAATAAAGATTTTGGTCGCTATGTTCTTTAGTATAACGGCATTCAACACTTATGTTTACCTTAAGTTTGTTTTTGAACTGCTATTTGATGTTGGATTTCTTATTGCCCAAGTGATTTagttatttcttttagttaaaatgtaattattatttttaatacatTGCtctaaattacaaaaaattattcttttatTGTCATACTACAGGTGTACCCCTACCTTACTTTGTTCAGGTTTTGCCATATTGACGTACTTGTACACGTGCTTCTTAGACCATCTATCATACAAAAAGTAGACCCCCATGATTGTCCTAACTCTAACGCGCTCCTAAAGTGCCTCTGAAGTGTCCAAATGGAAAAGCTAGAAAAGTATAGGACATTGACACACTGTTAAGTATGGTATGGAACACGTGTCCCAAGAGTGTCGGTTTCCGCCAAGTGTCCGATACTGGCACATGATGCCCGGCGAATTGTCCGTACTGTATAGACAACAACTATAAGAGCTGTGCTTAGCCTTCTGGAGTGCTCAGCCGTTTAACAA encodes:
- the LOC131311138 gene encoding TITAN-like protein isoform X1 → MRDEAENRSNVNNNPEKKKKKTDGQFEFCRVCRLNHDQGRRHKYFPNHAKSLSSLLSRFQEKLSDVRFFLKNPSPLRPEHASRNRLWCVFCDSDVVEAGSSFACGNAINHLASAEHLKKLKSFMWKHGGGMEKLDSFRLSETDLAKWDKKCTSLLSEAASEGSRAPLIGPSNDIHNELNSECIDSFQENTNHFLGSKFSNSVMPLQSYTNERCQVSHSEISDVKKVGPLPHDANAYLPAGTQYDTHSWAPKYLTGYMDSQQPMVFNGGNFAANFYPSSEWMYQAHPDERMVNGESSSQGLHNLTQISAAVQEGAKGNVHSGAPPPWFDATEENLRNSKLTDGLGKNNLASSLKKSGKSQKLNPKRVGAAWAEKRKIELEMEKRGEIATDNFDVNWLPNFGRVWQSGSRKESRKEFQVENKNSPKGETQSETLIEIQPYVSKRKRTEVEQ
- the LOC131311138 gene encoding TITAN-like protein isoform X2 — translated: MRDEAENRSNVNNNPEKKKKKTDGQFEFCRVCRLNHDQGRRHKYFPNHAKSLSSLLSRFQEKLSDVRFFLKNPSPLRPEHASRNRLWCVFCDSDVVEAGSSFACGNAINHLASAEHLKKLKSFMWKHGGGMEKLDSFRLSETDLAKWDKKCTSLLSEAASEGSRAPLIGPSNDIHNELNSECIDSFQENTNHFLGSKFSNSVMPLQSYTNERCQVSHSEISDVKKVGPLPHDANAYLPAGTQYDTHSWAPKYLTGYMDSQQPMVFNGGNFAANFYPSSEWAHPDERMVNGESSSQGLHNLTQISAAVQEGAKGNVHSGAPPPWFDATEENLRNSKLTDGLGKNNLASSLKKSGKSQKLNPKRVGAAWAEKRKIELEMEKRGEIATDNFDVNWLPNFGRVWQSGSRKESRKEFQVENKNSPKGETQSETLIEIQPYVSKRKRTEVEQ